In Musa acuminata AAA Group cultivar baxijiao chromosome BXJ2-8, Cavendish_Baxijiao_AAA, whole genome shotgun sequence, one genomic interval encodes:
- the LOC135618167 gene encoding pentatricopeptide repeat-containing protein At4g21065-like — MMPPSEKHLKGSLHFVSHTLPSTPSRGRAAEQTCLALLQACISLRHLLQTTAFILKSGLQSNPLVLTKFAAASSSLDALEVATSLLFSPHASTHLYDAFLFNTVIRSHAQSDRLGERRLAISYFSAMLRCRLLPNKFTFPFLLKACASLPEPTSVGAQVHACVVKYGYSSDPYVQNTLIHMYSGAPSSLDFARELFDRMPKTSPVTWSAMIGGYVRSGFSDKAVALFREMQGRGIQPDEITVILVLSACADLGALELVRWLGSYVERENIPKALPLCNALLDALAKCGDVDGAVALFEQMHAKSIVSWTSVIDGLALHGRGKEAVRVFEMMKGAGVVPDGVAFISVLTACCHSGMVDEGRHYFDSMKSDLGIEPQIEHYGCMVDLFSRVGMVERALEFVRTMPMEPSPVIWRMLIGACRVHGRLELGERIAKHLLEEDPVQDSTYVVLSNLYALRRQWQKKWETRRAMSERGIRKVPGCSLVELNGEIYEFIAGDESQLQYRGVYEMLEEIGRKIKLAGYVPRKTEVLLDIDEEDKEDALHWHSEKLAVAFVLLKTPPGTRIRIVKNLRVCGDCHAAFKFISKVYDREIVVRDRNRFHCFENGACSCKDFW; from the coding sequence ATGATGCCACCCTCCGAGAAACATTTGAAAGGCTCCCTTCATTTCGTCTCCCATACCCTTCCCAGCACGCCCAGCAGAGGCAGAGCAGCAGAGCAAACCTGCCTTGCGCTCCTCCAAGCCTGCATCTCCCTACGACACCTCCTACAAACCACCGCCTTCATCCTCAAATCCGGCCTCCAATCCAACCCCCTCGTCCTCACCAAATTTGCTGCCGCATCCTCCTCCCTTGACGCCCTCGAGGTCGCCACGTCCCTCCTCTTCTCCCCCCATGCCTCCACTCACCTCTACGACGCCTTCCTATTCAACACCGTCATCCGTTCCCATGCCCAGTCCGACCGCCTTGGAGAAAGACGGTTGGCCATCTCTTATTTCTCCGCCATGCTCCGCTGCAGGTTGCTCCCCAACAAGTTCACCTTCCCCTTCCTCCTCAAGGCCTGTGCCAGCCTGCCGGAACCTACTAGCGTCGGAGCCCAAGTCCACGCATGTGTTGTGAAATATGGGTATAGCTCTGATCCGTACGTCCAGAACACACTCATCCATATGTACTCGGGAGCACCCAGCAGTCTCGATTTTGCCCGGGAATTGTTTGATAGAATGCCCAAGACAAGTCCTGTCACGTGGAGTGCGATGATCGGGGGCTACGTCCGGTCGGGCTTCTCCGACAAAGCCGTGGCTCTCTTTCGTGAGATGCAGGGAAGAGGCATCCAACCCGACGAGATCACGGTCATATTGGTGCTCTCTGCTTGTGCTGACCTAGGGGCGCTCGAACTCGTGAGATGGCTCGGGTCTTATGTCGAAAGGGAAAACATTCCAAAGGCTTTACCTTTGTGCAACGCACTACTGGACGCTCTTGCCAAGTGTGGGGACGTCGATGGGGCGGTGGCTCTCTTCGAGCAGATGCATGCGAAGAGCATCGTGTCGTGGACGTCCGTGATCGATGGCCTCGCCTTACACGGGCGTGGCAAGGAAGCAGTTCGAGTCTTTGAGATGATGAAGGGTGCCGGGGTGGTTCCTGACGGCGTGGCATTTATCAGTGTGCTCACTGCTTGTTGTCATTCCGGCATGGTCGACGAGGGCCGCCACTATTTCGATTCTATGAAGAGCGACTTGGGCATCGAGCCTCAGATCGAGCATTATGGATGTATGGTTGATCTGTTTAGTAGAGTGGGTATGGTTGAACGAGCACTGGAGTTTGTCAGAACAATGCCGATGGAGCCGAGCCCGGTGATCTGGAGGATGCTCATCGGTGCTTGTCGTGTGCATGGCAGGCTGGAGCTTGGTGAGAGGATCGCCAAGCACCTACTTGAGGAGGATCCGGTGCAGGATTCAACCTATGTGGTTTTGTCGAACTTGTACGCTTTGAGAAGACAATGGCAAAAGAAATGGGAGACTAGGAGAGCCATGAGCGAGCGTGGGATCAGAAAGGTACCGGGATGTAGTTTGGTGGAGCTGAACGGTGAGATATACGAGTTCATTGCCGGAGATGAGTCGCAATTGCAATACAGGGGAGTTTATGAGATGTTGGAGGAGATAGGGAGGAAAATAAAGTTAGCAGGTTATGTTCCTAGGAAGACGGAGGTGCTGCTCGACATTGATGAAGAGGACAAGGAGGACGCACTGCATTGGCACAGTGAGAAGTTAGCCGTTGCTTTTGTCTTGTTGAAGACCCCTCCCGGAACACGTATTAGGATTGTGAAGAACTTGCGTGTCTGTGGGGATTGCCATGCAGCTTTTAAGTTTATCTCCAAGGTATATGATAGAGAGATTGTAGTGAGGGACAGGAATCGTTTCCATTGTTTCGAAAATGGTGCGTGTTCATGCAAGGATTTCTGGTGA
- the LOC103974349 gene encoding sulfate transporter 4.1, chloroplastic-like, which yields MEITYATSSNLDLADGVVGMDMAAWEVRSERPWPSLHSSSAPPVSRWWSSLKAMTATEWLEMLLPCTRWICRYRSGDYLELDLTAGVTVGVMLVPQAMSYAKLAGLHPIYGLYSGFVPIFVYAVFGSSRQLAIGPVTLVSLLVSNVLGGIVDPSDELYTELAILLAFMVGVLECLLGLLRLGWLLRFISHSVISGFISSSAIIIALSQAKYFLGYDIVQSSRIFPLTESIIAGASDFSWSPFLMGSVILTLITLMKHLGKTKKNLRFLRSSGPLTAVVLGTAFVKSFHPPSISVVGEIPQGLPTFHIPREFQHLKSLISTAFLITGVAILESVGIAKALAAKNGYELDPNQELFGLGMANICGSFFSAYPATGSFSRSAVNNESGAQTGLSGIITGLTIGCALLFLTPWFRDIPQCALAAIVVSVGISLVDYEKAMFLWQVDKKDFLLWMLTCLATLFLGTEIGVLVGVFSSLAFVIHESANPCIAILGRLPGTTIYRNIDQYPEACLYRGIVVIRIEAPIYFANISYLKDRLREFELVISKNRKWEPQASRIHFVIIEMASVPYIDSSAVEALKDLHQEYKLHEVQIAISNPNQKVLMTLARSHLIELIGKSWFFVSVHDAVKACIQQAPNLMGTSPGGRRDATQTSQPDLVQKLWKQEDESAVEWEYLLPQEEET from the exons ATGGAGATAACGTATGCCACCTCCAGTAATCTGGATCTCGCCGACGGTGTCGTCGGCATGGACATGGCGGCTTGGGAGGTCCGGTCGGAGCGGCCATGGCCGTCACTGCATTCCTCCTCGGCCCCTCCGGTGTCGCGGTGGTGGTCCAGCCTGAAGGCCATGACGGCCACGGAGTGGCTAGAGATGTTGCTCCCCTGCACACGGTGGATCTGTAGGTATCGTTCCGGCGACTATCTGGAGTTGGACCTCACGGCTGGGGTCACCGTCGGTGTCATGCTCGTGCCTCAG GCGATGTCGTACGCTAAGTTGGCTGGTCTGCATCCGATTTACGGGCTAT ATTCCGGCTTCGTTCCCATATTTGTTTACGCCGTGTTCGGCTCGTCTCGTCAGCTGGCAATTGGTCCCGTAACGTTGGTGTCGCTCCTCGTGTCCAACGTCTTGGGTGGCATCGTGGATCCCTCGGATGAACTGTACACGGAGCTTGCCATCTTACTGGCGTTCATGGTTGGAGTGTTGGAATGTCTGTTGGGGCTTCTCAG ACTCGGTTGGCTACTTCGATTCATCAGCCACTCTGTGATCTCCGGGTTTATTTCTTCCTCAGCCATTATAATTGCTTTGTCCCAAGCAAAATACTTCCTGGGGTACGACATCGTTCAGAGCAGCAGAATCTTTCCATTGACAGAAAGTATCATCGCTGGAGCCAGTGAT TTCTCCTGGTCCCCATTTCTGATGGGATCTGTCATTCTCACCTTGATCACTCTCATGAAGCACTTG GGCAAAACGAAAAAGAATTTGAGATTCCTCAGATCATCAGGGCCACTCACGGCAGTCGTTCTCGGCACAGCTTTTGTGAAATCCTTCCATCCACCTTCAATTTCTGTG GTAGGTGAAATACCTCAAGGCTTGCCGACTTTTCATATTCCTAGAGAATTTCAGCATCTGAAATCACTCATTTCAACCGCATTTCTGATCACTGGTGTGGCCATTTTG GAATCTGTGGGGATTGCGAAAGCTTTGGCAGCAAAGAATGGTTATGAGTTGGACCCTAATCAAGAA CTATTTGGTCTTGGCATGGCAAATATCTGCGGTTCATTTTTCTCAGCATATCCTGCGACAG GTTCCTTTTCCAGATCAGCTGTAAATAATGAGAGTGGAGCACAGACTGGATTATCTGGAATCATAACAGGTCTTACAATTGGTTGTGCACTTCTTTTTCTAACACCTTGGTTCAGAGATATACCTCAG TGTGCATTGGCTGCCATTGTGGTTTCTGTTGGAATAAGTCTT GTGGATTACGAGAAAGCCATGTTCTTGTGGCAAGTAGACAAGAAAGACTTCCTCCTTTGGATGCTCACCTGTTTAGCCACGTTGTTTCTTGGCACCGAGATCGGTGTGCTTGTTGGG GTGTTCTCATCCCTTGCATTTGTCATTCATGAATCCGCGAATCCTTGTATCG CTATCTTAGGTCGGCTTCCTGGAACTACCATATACAGAAACATCGACCAATACCCAGAAGCATGTCTGTATCGAGGGATTGTCGTCATTCGAATTGAAGCACCCATTTATTTTGCAAATATCAGCTACCTCAAGGACAG GCTCAGAGAATTCGAGCTCGTTATCTCGAAGAACAGAAAGTGGGAACCACAAGCTTCAAGAATACATTTTGTGATCATTGAGATGGCAT CTGTCCCATATATAGACTCCAGCGCCGTAGAAGCTCTCAAAGATTTGCATCAAGAATACAAACTGCATGAGGTGCAG ATTGCCATTTCGAATCCAAACCAAAAGGTTCTGATGACTCTCGCGAGATCACATCTCATTGAGCTGATTGGCAAAAGCTGGTTCTTCGTGAGTGTGCATGATGCTGTCAAAGCATGTATTCAGCAAGCGCCCAACTTAATGGGAACATCAccaggaggaagaagagatgcTACTCAAACTAGTCAACCTGATCTTGTGCAAAAGCTATGGAAACAAGAGGATGAATCTGCTGTTGAGTGGGAGTACCTCTTGCCCCAGGAGGAGGAGACTTGA